In Marisediminicola antarctica, one DNA window encodes the following:
- a CDS encoding flavodoxin family protein, whose translation MPDESPDTYSDLHAVFINCTLKKSPELSHTQGLMDKSGALMRAQGVTVDNIRFIDHDIATGIYPDMREHGWSTDAWLDEVWPIVVAADILVIGGPIWLGDNSSITRKLIERLYAMSGMFNEKGQYSFYGKAAGALITGNEDGVKHCAMSILYSLQHIGYTIPPAADAGWIGAVGPGPSYLDPGSGGPESDFTNRNTTFMTWNLLHVARMLKDAGGIPAYGNIQKAWSDGERFGFDANPEYR comes from the coding sequence ATGCCTGACGAGAGCCCCGACACCTATAGCGACCTCCACGCGGTCTTCATTAACTGCACCCTGAAGAAGAGCCCGGAACTGAGCCACACCCAGGGCCTCATGGACAAGAGCGGCGCCCTGATGCGGGCCCAGGGTGTGACAGTCGACAACATACGCTTCATCGACCACGACATCGCCACCGGAATCTACCCCGACATGCGGGAGCACGGCTGGTCCACCGACGCGTGGCTGGACGAGGTGTGGCCCATCGTCGTCGCCGCCGACATCCTGGTCATCGGCGGGCCGATCTGGCTCGGCGACAACTCGTCGATCACCCGCAAGCTCATCGAGCGCCTCTACGCGATGAGCGGGATGTTCAACGAGAAGGGCCAGTACTCGTTCTACGGCAAGGCGGCGGGCGCGCTCATCACCGGCAACGAGGACGGCGTGAAGCATTGCGCCATGTCGATCCTGTACAGCCTGCAGCACATCGGCTACACGATTCCGCCGGCTGCCGATGCCGGCTGGATCGGCGCGGTCGGCCCTGGTCCGAGCTATCTCGATCCCGGATCCGGTGGTCCCGAGAGCGACTTCACCAATCGAAACACCACGTTCATGACCTGGAACCTTCTCCACGTCGCGCGGATGCTGAAGGACGCCGGCGGCATCCCCGCCTACGGCAACATCCAAAAGGCGTGGAGCGACGGAGAGCGCTTCGGTTTCGACGCCAACCCGGAATACCGCTAA
- a CDS encoding Crp/Fnr family transcriptional regulator encodes MSPPAEPFSCLTEVDLFADLSAAEIAAMDVMAPARFFRAGELVFSQSQPVTALFILKSGRVRVFRVTEDGKALTMAILEPGAVFGEMLLVGQRMYDNYAEAIEDARICQLNVSEVERFLLSDPRIAIRISRLLGEQVVRLEERLTDLALRPLAARVASTLLKLAEAAPAARFGSGAVIRLTHEQLAGLLGATRESTSKIMADFATRNLIRQGRGRVIIHDANALRTISRRTT; translated from the coding sequence ATGTCACCACCCGCGGAGCCGTTCAGCTGCCTCACCGAGGTTGACCTGTTCGCCGACCTGAGTGCCGCAGAGATCGCGGCTATGGATGTGATGGCTCCGGCCCGGTTCTTCCGCGCCGGAGAGCTCGTCTTCTCACAGAGCCAGCCGGTCACCGCCCTGTTCATCCTCAAGTCGGGGCGGGTGCGGGTCTTCCGTGTCACCGAAGACGGCAAGGCGCTCACCATGGCGATTTTGGAGCCGGGCGCCGTCTTCGGGGAGATGCTTCTGGTGGGCCAGAGGATGTACGACAACTACGCCGAGGCCATCGAAGACGCGAGGATCTGCCAGCTCAACGTCTCGGAGGTCGAGCGCTTTCTCCTGTCCGACCCCCGTATCGCGATTCGTATCTCGCGGCTTCTCGGAGAACAGGTCGTGCGGCTCGAGGAACGGCTGACCGACCTCGCGCTGCGGCCCCTGGCCGCGAGGGTGGCAAGCACGCTCCTCAAGCTGGCCGAGGCCGCTCCCGCTGCCCGGTTCGGCAGTGGCGCGGTCATCCGGCTTACCCACGAACAACTCGCAGGCCTTCTCGGCGCGACCCGGGAGTCGACCAGCAAGATTATGGCCGACTTCGCCACGCGTAACCTGATTCGTCAGGGCCGCGGGCGCGTCATCATCCACGACGCGAACGCCCTGCGCACCATCTCCCGGCGAACAACGTGA
- a CDS encoding ABC transporter permease, giving the protein MTTTARVKAPTAPSASGAASWFSDGWITTRRNLIKIKRVPDILVFTTLQPIMFVLLFSYVYAGSIDIPGSNYKEFIMAGIFAQTVVFGSTYSGSAMAQDLKEGIIDRFRTLPMSPSAVLVGRTNGDLLINAISMVVMMATGFIVGWRVRSSFVEALAAVVLLLLFAYALSWVMAFLGMIVRSPEVINNVSFLVLFPLTFISNAFVPSENLPTPLRIFAEYNPVSALVQSARELFGNIPPGAPVGDSWMQQNPIPTVLIGIVVVLAVFVPLSIRKFSQISSR; this is encoded by the coding sequence ATGACGACAACAGCACGTGTGAAGGCGCCCACCGCGCCTTCCGCCTCCGGAGCGGCATCCTGGTTCTCCGACGGCTGGATCACCACGCGGCGCAACCTGATCAAGATCAAGCGCGTTCCCGACATCCTCGTGTTCACGACGCTGCAGCCGATCATGTTCGTGCTGCTGTTCAGCTATGTCTACGCGGGCAGCATCGACATCCCCGGCAGCAACTACAAAGAGTTCATCATGGCCGGCATCTTCGCCCAGACGGTCGTCTTCGGGTCGACCTACTCGGGCTCGGCGATGGCGCAAGACCTGAAAGAAGGCATCATCGACCGGTTCCGCACCCTGCCGATGAGCCCGTCCGCGGTTCTGGTCGGCCGCACCAACGGCGACCTGCTGATTAACGCCATTTCGATGGTCGTGATGATGGCGACCGGGTTCATCGTCGGATGGCGGGTGCGCTCGAGCTTCGTCGAGGCCCTTGCCGCGGTCGTGCTGCTGCTGCTGTTCGCCTACGCCCTGTCGTGGGTCATGGCGTTCCTCGGCATGATCGTGCGCAGCCCCGAGGTCATCAACAATGTGTCGTTCCTCGTGTTGTTCCCACTCACTTTCATCTCAAACGCCTTCGTGCCGAGCGAGAACCTGCCCACTCCGTTGCGCATCTTCGCGGAGTACAACCCGGTCTCCGCCCTCGTGCAGTCGGCACGGGAGCTGTTCGGCAACATCCCGCCCGGCGCCCCTGTCGGCGACTCGTGGATGCAGCAGAACCCGATCCCGACGGTGCTCATCGGCATCGTCGTGGTGCTCGCGGTATTCGTGCCGCTGTCAATCCGCAAGTTCTCGCAGATCAGCTCCCGCTGA
- a CDS encoding sulfur reduction protein DsrE translates to MSDSKIAVVIYEPIGSDASRVYRGLKTALEFKQAGDNVVVVFDGSGVESLAAISDPSHKMNPLAVALQDNILGACGFCVTSHQVSDPIATGGWPLLTDNKGEASIRNLVVDGYQILNF, encoded by the coding sequence ATGTCTGATTCCAAAATCGCCGTCGTCATCTACGAGCCCATCGGCTCCGACGCCTCACGCGTCTACCGCGGTCTCAAGACCGCCCTCGAGTTCAAGCAGGCCGGCGACAACGTCGTCGTGGTCTTCGACGGGTCGGGCGTCGAGTCCCTCGCCGCAATCTCCGATCCCAGCCACAAGATGAATCCGCTGGCCGTCGCGCTGCAGGACAACATCCTGGGCGCCTGCGGATTCTGCGTCACCTCGCATCAGGTCTCCGACCCCATCGCGACCGGCGGATGGCCGCTGCTCACGGATAACAAGGGCGAAGCCAGCATCCGCAACCTCGTCGTCGACGGCTACCAGATTCTCAACTTCTAG
- the rocD gene encoding ornithine--oxo-acid transaminase, whose product MTATTHPTGADLVRLEDEHLAHTYHPLDVVVESGEGAWVTDVTGRRYLDCLAAYSAVNFGHSHPVLVAAAKAQLDRITLTSRAFHNDQLGMFAAALAELAGKDMIIPMNTGAEAVESGIKVARAWGYRVKGVAQDKANIIVADGNFHGRTTTIISFSGDAVATNDFGPFTPGFISVPYGDAEAIEAAIDENTVAVLVEPIQGEAGIIIPPADYLPRVREITTRRGVLFIADEIQSGLGRTGSTFECDNVGVVPDLYLLGKALGGGIVPVSAVVGNRDVLGVLSAGEHGSTFGGNPLAAAVGTAVVGLLATGEYQERARMLGARLEAGLRRLIGHGVVAVRASGLWAGIDIDPALATGREVCERLLERGVLVKDTHGSTIRLAPPIVVEPHDLDFAVDQLEAVLLELRG is encoded by the coding sequence ATGACAGCCACGACGCATCCGACCGGAGCGGACCTGGTCCGGCTCGAGGACGAGCACCTCGCGCACACCTACCATCCGCTCGACGTCGTCGTCGAGAGCGGCGAGGGCGCCTGGGTGACCGATGTCACCGGGCGCCGGTACCTCGACTGCCTCGCCGCGTACTCCGCCGTGAACTTCGGCCACTCGCACCCGGTGCTCGTCGCCGCGGCGAAGGCCCAGCTCGACCGGATCACCCTGACGAGCCGCGCGTTCCACAACGATCAGCTCGGTATGTTCGCCGCCGCGCTGGCCGAGCTCGCCGGCAAGGACATGATCATCCCGATGAATACCGGCGCAGAGGCGGTCGAGTCCGGCATCAAGGTCGCCCGCGCGTGGGGCTACCGGGTGAAGGGCGTTGCGCAGGACAAGGCGAACATCATCGTGGCGGACGGCAACTTCCACGGCCGCACCACCACGATCATCAGTTTCTCGGGCGATGCGGTCGCGACGAACGACTTCGGCCCGTTCACCCCGGGCTTCATCAGCGTTCCCTACGGCGACGCCGAGGCGATCGAGGCGGCGATCGACGAGAATACGGTCGCCGTGCTCGTCGAACCGATCCAGGGCGAGGCTGGCATCATCATCCCGCCCGCCGACTACCTGCCGCGCGTGCGCGAGATCACGACGCGCCGGGGAGTGCTGTTCATCGCGGACGAGATCCAGTCCGGCCTCGGCCGCACGGGATCCACCTTCGAGTGCGACAACGTGGGCGTCGTGCCCGACCTCTACCTGCTCGGCAAGGCCCTCGGCGGCGGTATCGTGCCGGTGTCGGCGGTCGTCGGCAACCGCGATGTGCTCGGCGTGCTGAGCGCGGGCGAGCACGGGTCGACCTTCGGGGGCAATCCGCTCGCCGCTGCCGTCGGCACCGCCGTCGTCGGCCTGCTGGCGACGGGCGAGTACCAGGAGCGGGCACGGATGCTGGGAGCCCGCCTCGAGGCGGGGCTGCGGCGCCTGATCGGACACGGTGTTGTCGCCGTCCGCGCCTCCGGGCTGTGGGCCGGCATCGACATCGACCCGGCGCTCGCCACCGGTCGTGAGGTCTGCGAGCGGCTGCTCGAGCGGGGCGTCCTCGTGAAGGACACCCACGGTTCGACCATCCGCCTGGCCCCGCCGATTGTGGTGGAGCCGCACGACCTCGACTTCGCGGTCGACCAGCTCGAGGCCGTGCTGCTCGAACTGCGCGGCTGA
- a CDS encoding nitroreductase/quinone reductase family protein: MPKDSTLRAMNTVHRMLLKLSGGRVGWHAMGMPVIELTTTGRKSGQPRTAMLTAPLVEGDTYVIVASRGGDDTHPAWFLNLRDEPRVSVVIKGGAPETRLARVASTDERARMWPLITSRYRNYAGYQQRTEREIPLVLLEPLP; this comes from the coding sequence GTGCCCAAAGACTCCACCCTCAGAGCGATGAACACCGTGCACCGCATGCTGCTGAAGCTCAGCGGCGGACGGGTTGGCTGGCACGCCATGGGGATGCCCGTGATCGAGCTCACGACGACCGGCCGCAAGAGCGGACAACCGCGCACGGCCATGCTCACCGCGCCACTCGTCGAGGGCGACACCTACGTGATCGTCGCCTCCCGCGGTGGCGACGACACGCATCCGGCCTGGTTCCTCAACCTGCGCGACGAGCCGCGGGTCAGCGTCGTCATCAAGGGCGGCGCTCCCGAAACACGTCTCGCCCGGGTCGCGTCGACCGATGAGCGCGCCCGAATGTGGCCGCTCATCACGAGCCGGTACCGAAATTACGCCGGCTACCAGCAGCGCACCGAGCGGGAGATCCCGCTCGTGTTGCTCGAGCCGCTTCCCTAG
- a CDS encoding kynureninase: MNSSGSLDSADPLARYSGLFLRDSAVVSYLDGNSLGRPLTASIERVQQFMTEQWGSRLIRGWGEGWLELPARIGDDLGRVALGAAPGQVVIGDSTTVLVYKLVRAAVDARPDRTEIIIDRENFPTDRYVVEGIAAERGLTVTWIGGESEPESDAGVTAKRLSKKLSDKTAVVVLSHVAYRSGYLAEVPALTELIHAAGALVVWDLSHSVGVVPTQLDAWGVDLATGCSYKYLNGGPGAPAFAYVRSELQGELRQPIQGWIGSRTPFEMGQGYTPADGIGGFTSGTPPIIGMLAMQDMIALIEEVGIDAIRAKSVALTRYAVQLAAELLPDARLASPKDPARRGSHITLDQDGFDEVVPKLWAQGVIPDYREPNGIRIGLSPLSTSFAEVELGIWAIRHPGD; this comes from the coding sequence ATGAACTCCTCAGGATCGCTCGATTCCGCTGACCCCCTCGCGCGCTACAGCGGACTCTTTCTTCGAGACTCGGCCGTCGTGTCCTACCTCGATGGCAACTCGCTCGGCCGGCCGCTCACGGCGAGCATCGAGCGCGTGCAGCAGTTCATGACCGAGCAGTGGGGCTCGCGCCTCATCCGCGGCTGGGGCGAGGGCTGGCTCGAGCTCCCCGCCCGAATCGGCGATGATCTCGGACGCGTCGCGCTCGGCGCGGCGCCCGGTCAGGTCGTTATCGGCGATTCCACAACAGTGCTGGTCTACAAGCTCGTCCGCGCCGCGGTCGACGCCCGACCGGACCGCACCGAGATCATCATCGACCGCGAGAACTTCCCGACCGACCGCTACGTGGTCGAGGGCATCGCGGCCGAGCGCGGCCTCACGGTCACCTGGATCGGCGGCGAATCCGAGCCGGAGTCCGACGCGGGCGTCACGGCGAAACGTCTCAGCAAGAAGCTCAGCGACAAGACCGCGGTCGTCGTGCTGAGTCACGTCGCCTACCGCTCCGGCTACCTCGCCGAGGTTCCCGCTCTCACAGAGCTGATCCACGCCGCCGGCGCCCTGGTCGTCTGGGACCTCAGCCACTCGGTCGGCGTCGTCCCGACGCAGCTCGACGCGTGGGGGGTCGACCTCGCCACCGGGTGCAGCTACAAGTACCTCAACGGCGGACCGGGCGCGCCCGCCTTCGCCTACGTGCGTTCCGAGCTGCAGGGCGAGCTGCGTCAGCCGATCCAGGGCTGGATCGGCTCGCGAACCCCGTTCGAGATGGGTCAGGGCTACACACCGGCCGACGGCATCGGCGGATTCACGAGCGGCACGCCGCCGATCATCGGCATGCTCGCGATGCAGGACATGATCGCCCTCATCGAGGAGGTCGGCATCGACGCCATCCGCGCCAAGTCCGTTGCGCTTACCCGCTACGCCGTGCAGCTCGCCGCCGAGCTGCTCCCCGACGCGCGGCTGGCCTCGCCAAAGGACCCGGCCCGGCGCGGATCGCACATCACCCTCGACCAGGACGGTTTCGACGAGGTCGTGCCGAAGCTGTGGGCACAGGGCGTCATCCCCGACTATCGGGAGCCGAATGGCATCCGCATCGGGCTCTCGCCGCTGTCGACCAGCTTCGCCGAGGTCGAGCTCGGCATCTGGGCGATCCGCCACCCGGGCGACTGA
- a CDS encoding DUF3817 domain-containing protein: MPESDPTTDPTAVAAQPRLSPRRLYRTVAIAEAVTWTLLITGMILKYVLDAGDVGVRVGGFLHGFVFLAYGMTAVLVGLNQRWRVGLIAGALLTAVVPYATVPFDRWLERRNLLEGAWRTAPSDDPRDGTAVDRMLRGVLRHPLLLAAGLAVALVAIFATLLALGPPGR, from the coding sequence ATGCCCGAATCCGATCCGACCACCGATCCGACCGCCGTCGCTGCCCAGCCCCGGCTCTCGCCACGTCGCCTGTACCGCACGGTCGCGATCGCGGAGGCCGTGACGTGGACACTGCTCATCACCGGGATGATCCTCAAATACGTGCTCGACGCGGGCGATGTCGGCGTTCGGGTAGGCGGCTTCCTGCACGGGTTCGTGTTTCTCGCCTACGGCATGACGGCCGTGCTCGTCGGCCTCAACCAGCGGTGGAGGGTGGGGCTGATCGCCGGTGCGCTGCTCACCGCCGTCGTCCCCTACGCGACCGTGCCGTTCGACCGTTGGCTCGAGCGCAGAAACCTCCTCGAGGGGGCGTGGCGCACCGCGCCATCCGACGACCCCCGCGACGGTACCGCGGTGGACCGGATGCTGCGCGGGGTGCTGCGCCATCCGCTGTTGCTCGCCGCCGGGCTGGCAGTCGCGCTCGTCGCGATCTTCGCGACGCTGCTCGCGCTGGGGCCTCCTGGACGCTGA
- a CDS encoding glycoside hydrolase family 15 protein: MSSLPIADHAMLSDRHSAALVTRAGSVVWLCFPRFDSESVFASLLDDDAGHWAIGPTATATSTREYVEESMALRTTFHTADGTLELLDALDLGDSSDPHRLGENASHTLLRSVRCTEGRVTVETTYRPRPEYGLVVPVFSEIESGFVAAGGPGRLTLTMPMPAAAANGEIRGRFTLEAGQSRNFALQRTRLGDPLPGALTQGEIEAALDTTVAAWQHWSELHQTYDGPWQDLVRHSGRVLHSLIYQPTGAIVAAATTSLPEEIGGERNWDYRYSWVRDASFTMQALWVAACPDEAHEFFGFMTAAAAHSRPERHLQIMFGIGGEHDLSERILPQLSGWRGSAPVRVGNGAWAQPQLDVYGELLDAAFQLRHQLGDMEPATREFLAALADAAASHWEQPDNGIWEVRGEPRHFLYSKLMCWVALDRAVRMADQLHAAHRVDEWSATAATIRTAILDQGWNAQIGAFTQSFGSPELDAAALMVPIVGFLPASDPRVASTVDAIIHGLSDARGLVYRYKPESGVDGVTGSEGTFLLCTFWLAHVLADGGRLAEARAVFENAVSHVNDVGLLAEEIDSATGEQLGNFPQAFSHVGLVNAAWSIQQAERSD; the protein is encoded by the coding sequence GTGAGCTCTCTACCGATCGCCGACCACGCGATGCTGTCCGACCGGCATTCCGCCGCCCTCGTGACGCGCGCCGGCTCGGTGGTCTGGCTCTGCTTCCCCCGGTTTGACAGCGAGTCCGTCTTCGCCTCCCTGCTGGATGACGACGCCGGCCACTGGGCCATCGGGCCGACCGCAACGGCGACCTCGACGCGGGAGTACGTGGAGGAGTCGATGGCACTGCGCACGACCTTCCACACCGCCGACGGCACCCTCGAACTGCTCGACGCTCTCGATCTGGGGGACTCCTCCGACCCGCACCGCTTGGGCGAGAACGCCTCGCACACCCTGCTTCGCAGCGTGCGCTGCACGGAAGGGAGGGTCACCGTCGAGACGACGTACCGGCCACGCCCCGAATACGGGCTGGTCGTACCGGTGTTCAGCGAGATCGAGTCCGGGTTTGTGGCGGCCGGCGGCCCGGGCCGGCTCACCCTGACGATGCCGATGCCCGCCGCCGCCGCCAATGGGGAAATCCGTGGACGCTTCACACTCGAGGCGGGCCAGAGCCGTAACTTCGCCCTGCAGCGCACCCGACTCGGAGACCCGCTGCCCGGGGCGCTCACCCAGGGCGAGATCGAGGCCGCGCTGGACACCACGGTGGCGGCCTGGCAACACTGGTCGGAGCTCCACCAGACCTATGACGGTCCGTGGCAGGACCTCGTCCGCCACTCGGGGCGGGTGCTTCACTCGCTGATCTACCAGCCCACCGGCGCGATCGTCGCCGCCGCCACGACCTCCCTGCCCGAGGAGATCGGCGGCGAGCGCAACTGGGACTACCGGTACTCCTGGGTGCGTGACGCGAGCTTCACGATGCAGGCACTGTGGGTCGCCGCGTGCCCCGACGAGGCTCACGAATTCTTCGGCTTCATGACGGCCGCCGCCGCGCACTCCCGGCCCGAGCGTCACCTGCAGATCATGTTCGGGATCGGCGGCGAGCACGACCTCTCCGAGCGCATCCTTCCCCAGCTGTCCGGATGGCGCGGGAGCGCGCCGGTGCGGGTCGGGAACGGAGCGTGGGCGCAACCGCAACTCGACGTCTACGGCGAACTGCTCGACGCCGCCTTCCAGCTCCGACACCAGCTGGGCGACATGGAGCCCGCGACCCGCGAGTTTCTGGCTGCCCTCGCCGACGCTGCCGCGAGCCACTGGGAGCAGCCGGACAACGGCATCTGGGAGGTCCGCGGCGAGCCCCGGCACTTTCTCTACTCGAAGCTCATGTGCTGGGTCGCGCTCGATCGCGCGGTGCGGATGGCCGACCAACTGCACGCCGCCCATCGAGTCGACGAGTGGTCCGCGACAGCGGCCACGATCCGGACCGCCATTCTCGACCAGGGGTGGAACGCGCAGATCGGGGCATTCACGCAATCGTTCGGCTCGCCCGAGCTCGACGCTGCGGCGCTCATGGTGCCCATCGTAGGGTTCCTCCCCGCGTCCGATCCGCGCGTGGCGTCAACAGTGGACGCGATCATCCACGGACTCTCCGATGCGCGGGGGCTCGTCTACCGCTACAAGCCCGAGTCGGGTGTTGACGGGGTCACCGGAAGCGAGGGAACATTCCTCCTCTGCACCTTCTGGCTGGCGCACGTCTTGGCGGATGGGGGACGACTGGCCGAAGCCCGTGCGGTGTTCGAGAACGCGGTGAGCCACGTCAACGACGTCGGCCTGCTCGCCGAGGAGATCGACTCGGCCACCGGCGAGCAGCTCGGCAACTTCCCGCAGGCCTTCAGCCACGTCGGGCTCGTGAATGCGGCCTGGTCGATTCAGCAGGCGGAACGCTCGGACTGA
- a CDS encoding bifunctional alpha/beta hydrolase/OsmC family protein codes for MTGRSEQLEFPGSHGALLAARLDLPDGPPRAYALFAHCFTCSKDGLASARISRALTEFGIAVLRFDFTGLGKSGGEFANTNFSSNIEDLEFAAAFLRERYAAPSILIGHSLGGAAVLAVTHRIPEVTAVVTIGAPADPDHLAHLLRESRAEIEESGEAEVVLAGRTFRVRQQFLADIAAQPQAERIRDLGAALLVMHSPADAIVAVDNARRIYEAARHPKSFVALDGADHLLTSPADAAYAAAILATWAGRYALGPPAGAAAPAPPVPITLPDPAEGLVVVSERGSGAYAQEIMIGRHRLTADEPLPIGTDTGPSPYDLVLAGLGACTSMTMRLYAARKKWPLEKVTVSLRHSRIHAKDCADCETTTGQVDRIERVIHFEGDLDADQIERLSGIADKCPVHRTLRSETVIHTTILGAADPESTGDVDRGVPA; via the coding sequence ATGACCGGCCGGAGCGAGCAACTGGAATTTCCGGGGTCGCACGGGGCACTCCTGGCGGCCCGCCTCGACCTCCCGGATGGCCCGCCGCGCGCCTACGCGCTATTCGCACACTGCTTCACCTGCAGCAAGGACGGCCTTGCCTCCGCCCGGATTTCTCGGGCACTGACCGAATTCGGAATCGCGGTGTTGCGGTTCGACTTCACCGGGCTGGGCAAGTCCGGCGGCGAATTCGCGAATACGAATTTCAGCTCCAACATCGAGGATCTCGAATTCGCCGCCGCCTTCCTGCGCGAGAGGTACGCGGCCCCGTCGATCCTGATCGGGCACTCGCTGGGCGGCGCCGCCGTGCTGGCCGTCACCCATCGGATACCCGAGGTCACTGCTGTCGTCACGATCGGGGCTCCGGCCGATCCGGACCATCTCGCGCATCTGCTGCGCGAGAGCAGGGCCGAGATCGAGGAGAGCGGCGAAGCCGAGGTTGTCCTTGCCGGACGCACCTTCCGCGTACGCCAACAGTTTCTCGCCGACATCGCCGCGCAGCCACAGGCCGAACGCATCCGCGACCTGGGCGCGGCTCTGCTGGTGATGCACTCCCCCGCCGACGCCATCGTCGCCGTCGACAACGCGCGTCGCATCTACGAGGCGGCGCGGCATCCGAAGTCCTTCGTCGCCCTCGACGGGGCGGACCATCTTCTGACCAGCCCCGCCGACGCGGCGTACGCGGCCGCAATCCTCGCGACCTGGGCCGGGCGCTATGCCCTCGGCCCGCCCGCCGGGGCGGCCGCGCCTGCCCCTCCCGTGCCGATCACTCTTCCCGATCCCGCGGAGGGACTCGTGGTCGTGTCGGAGCGCGGTTCAGGGGCGTACGCGCAGGAGATCATGATCGGCCGACACCGCCTGACCGCCGACGAGCCGCTGCCCATCGGCACCGATACCGGCCCCTCTCCTTATGACCTCGTGCTGGCCGGCTTGGGCGCGTGCACCTCGATGACGATGCGGCTTTACGCGGCACGCAAGAAATGGCCGCTGGAGAAGGTCACAGTGTCGCTTCGACACTCGCGAATCCACGCCAAGGACTGCGCGGACTGCGAGACGACGACGGGCCAGGTCGACCGCATCGAGCGGGTCATCCATTTCGAGGGCGACCTCGACGCCGACCAGATCGAGCGCCTGAGCGGGATCGCAGACAAGTGCCCGGTGCACCGCACGCTGCGCTCGGAGACGGTCATCCACACGACAATCCTCGGCGCGGCCGATCCGGAGTCCACCGGTGACGTCGACCGTGGGGTACCCGCGTGA
- a CDS encoding SRPBCC family protein yields the protein MVLETRHIIVWIDCPAFDVYQFASNPENLPTWASGLGQTVENVDGSWMVDSPMGRVEVSFVGSNALGVLDHRVTLPSGESFCNPMRVLADDEGSEVVFTLRRRSGQSYKEFCADVGMVEADLARLKLTLESA from the coding sequence ATGGTCCTCGAAACACGGCACATCATCGTCTGGATCGATTGCCCCGCATTCGACGTGTACCAATTCGCCTCCAATCCGGAGAACCTCCCGACGTGGGCGTCCGGGCTCGGCCAGACCGTCGAGAACGTCGACGGCTCGTGGATGGTCGACTCTCCGATGGGGCGCGTGGAGGTCTCGTTCGTCGGATCGAACGCGCTGGGAGTGCTCGACCATCGGGTGACCCTCCCGTCGGGCGAAAGCTTCTGCAATCCGATGCGCGTGCTTGCCGACGACGAAGGGTCCGAGGTGGTCTTCACGCTGCGGCGGCGCAGCGGGCAGAGCTACAAGGAGTTCTGCGCCGATGTCGGGATGGTCGAGGCCGACCTCGCGCGGCTCAAGCTCACGCTCGAGTCTGCGTGA
- a CDS encoding thioredoxin family protein, with amino-acid sequence MRVEILHIGDCPNWEEAGRRVRTALGEAGVQGAELDFRLLASPEDAAQVAFSGSPTILIDGVDAFPGGARTTDLACRVYYTENGLAGLPTTEQLRLAVTAAGTRPA; translated from the coding sequence GTGAGGGTTGAGATTCTCCACATCGGCGACTGCCCGAACTGGGAGGAAGCCGGCCGGCGCGTGCGTACCGCACTCGGGGAGGCCGGCGTTCAGGGTGCGGAACTTGACTTCCGGCTGCTCGCCTCACCGGAGGATGCCGCTCAGGTGGCCTTTTCCGGCTCGCCCACCATCCTGATCGACGGGGTCGACGCGTTTCCCGGCGGAGCACGCACGACCGACCTCGCCTGCCGGGTCTACTACACCGAGAACGGTCTGGCCGGGCTCCCCACAACCGAGCAACTCCGTCTCGCGGTCACCGCCGCCGGGACCAGGCCGGCATGA
- a CDS encoding TetR/AcrR family transcriptional regulator, with the protein MDSPATPAPSARERLLASASRLFHERGINATGIDLVVREAGVAKASLYNNFASKEALVVAYLEHELDGWIVGARAQDDPLSPSTERVAALFEALARSVESHTFHGCPFTNAVIELPDCPPVRAVADRYRDVVRAHLAHIGRQDADSTAAARLLLLYDAAITAAKVARDAGLVREASTMAQEIV; encoded by the coding sequence ATGGATTCCCCAGCCACGCCCGCGCCGAGCGCCCGGGAGCGGCTGCTCGCGTCGGCGAGTCGGCTGTTCCACGAGCGCGGCATCAACGCAACGGGAATCGACCTCGTGGTCCGCGAAGCGGGCGTCGCGAAGGCAAGCCTGTACAACAACTTCGCCAGCAAAGAAGCGCTGGTCGTGGCGTACCTCGAGCACGAACTGGACGGCTGGATCGTGGGCGCCCGCGCGCAGGACGATCCGCTTTCGCCGAGCACGGAGCGAGTGGCAGCGCTGTTCGAGGCACTCGCGCGCTCGGTAGAGTCACACACGTTTCACGGGTGCCCGTTCACCAATGCGGTCATAGAGCTGCCCGACTGCCCTCCCGTACGCGCGGTCGCCGATCGGTATCGGGACGTGGTTCGTGCCCATCTGGCCCACATCGGCCGGCAGGATGCCGACTCGACCGCCGCCGCCCGCCTCCTGCTGCTGTACGACGCGGCCATCACCGCGGCGAAGGTGGCGCGCGACGCCGGCCTGGTTCGCGAAGCGAGCACCATGGCCCAGGAGATCGTCTAG